ACCTGACCGCGCGCCGCGGGAGGTCAGAGCCAGCCGTTGAGTTCGGCCAGCCGGGCGGCTTCGGCGCGGGTGCGGGCTTGCGTCTTGGCGATCGCCGACACCAGATGGTTGCGGACCGTTCCGGTCGACAGTCCGACGGTTCGCGCGATGTCCGCGACCGAGCCGCCTTCGGCAGTCGCCCGCAGTACGTCGGCCTCGCGGTCGGTGAGCGGGTTGACCGCGAGGCCGCGGGCCTGAGCCGCGAGGGCCGGGTCGATGAAGCGCAGCCCGCTGTGCACGCGCCGGATCGCGTCGACGAGCTGTTCGGGCGGCGAGTCCTTCACGACGAAGCCGGCGGCGCCCGCGTCCAGCGCGCGAGTCAGGTAACCGGGGCGGCTGAACGTCGTACAGATGATCACGCGGCAT
The Kribbella italica DNA segment above includes these coding regions:
- a CDS encoding response regulator; the encoded protein is MIRVLVADDQALVRGALASMLRLESDLDVVAELGDGTEIVEAVRRTSPDIALLDVQMPGRDGLSVAAELRHAVPGCRVIICTTFSRPGYLTRALDAGAAGFVVKDSPPEQLVDAIRRVHSGLRFIDPALAAQARGLAVNPLTDREADVLRATAEGGSVADIARTVGLSTGTVRNHLVSAIAKTQARTRAEAARLAELNGWL